The Chiroxiphia lanceolata isolate bChiLan1 chromosome 4, bChiLan1.pri, whole genome shotgun sequence genome contains a region encoding:
- the CBR4 gene encoding carbonyl reductase family member 4 isoform X1: MGKVCAIFGGSRGIGKAVAELLAQKGCRLAIIARNLEVAQTTARDLGAGHLALSCDVSSEQEVQKTFEEMQRNLGPINYLVNAAGINRDGLLLRTKTEDMIAQIHTNLLGTMLTCKAAVKVMIQQQGGAIVNIGSIVGLKGNSGQSVYSATKAGLVGFSCSLAKEVAKKQIRVNVVAPGFIHTEMTAHLEEDQLKKAILLGRFGEPHEVAQAVVFLLESPYVTGSVLVVDGGLQLMT, encoded by the exons ATGGGCAAGGTTTGCGCCATTTTTGGAGGATCCCGAGGAATAGGCAAAGCTGTTGCAGAACTCCTGGCACAGAAGGGCTGCCGCCTGGCGATCATTGCTAGAAATCTGGAAGTAGCCCAAACCACTGCACGTGATCTTGGTG CAGGACATCTGGCGCTTAGCTGTGATGTATCCAGCGAACAAGAAGTCCAAAAGACTTTTGAGGAGATGCAGAGGAATTTAGGTCCTATTAACTACTTGGTTAATGCAGCTGGGATCAACAG GGATGGTTTGTTACTGAGAACTAAGACTGAAGATATGATAGCCCAGATTCACACTAACCTTTTGGGAACAATGTTGACGTGCAAAGCTGCTGTAAAAGTCATGATTCAACAACAGGGAGGTGCTATTGTCAATATAG gAAGTATTGTAGGACTTAAAGGCAACTCTGGTCAAAGTGTGTATAGTGCTACCAAAGCAGGATTAGTTGGATTTTCATGCTCTCTTGCTAAAGAAGTAGCAAAAAAGCAAATTCGAGTCAACGTTGTTGCTCCAG GCTTTATTCACACAGAGATGACTGCTCATTTGGAAGAAGATCAGTTAAAGAAAGCAATTCTCCTTGGAAGATTTGGAGAGCCTCATGAAGTTGCACAAGCTGTTGTCTTTCTTCTAGAATCCCCATATGTTACAGGGAGTGTTCTAGTTGTAGATGGAGGCTTGCAGCTTATGACTTAA
- the CBR4 gene encoding carbonyl reductase family member 4 isoform X2, with translation MGKVCAIFGGSRGIGKAVAELLAQKGCRLAIIARNLEVAQTTARDLGGHLALSCDVSSEQEVQKTFEEMQRNLGPINYLVNAAGINRDGLLLRTKTEDMIAQIHTNLLGTMLTCKAAVKVMIQQQGGAIVNIGSIVGLKGNSGQSVYSATKAGLVGFSCSLAKEVAKKQIRVNVVAPGFIHTEMTAHLEEDQLKKAILLGRFGEPHEVAQAVVFLLESPYVTGSVLVVDGGLQLMT, from the exons ATGGGCAAGGTTTGCGCCATTTTTGGAGGATCCCGAGGAATAGGCAAAGCTGTTGCAGAACTCCTGGCACAGAAGGGCTGCCGCCTGGCGATCATTGCTAGAAATCTGGAAGTAGCCCAAACCACTGCACGTGATCTTGGTG GACATCTGGCGCTTAGCTGTGATGTATCCAGCGAACAAGAAGTCCAAAAGACTTTTGAGGAGATGCAGAGGAATTTAGGTCCTATTAACTACTTGGTTAATGCAGCTGGGATCAACAG GGATGGTTTGTTACTGAGAACTAAGACTGAAGATATGATAGCCCAGATTCACACTAACCTTTTGGGAACAATGTTGACGTGCAAAGCTGCTGTAAAAGTCATGATTCAACAACAGGGAGGTGCTATTGTCAATATAG gAAGTATTGTAGGACTTAAAGGCAACTCTGGTCAAAGTGTGTATAGTGCTACCAAAGCAGGATTAGTTGGATTTTCATGCTCTCTTGCTAAAGAAGTAGCAAAAAAGCAAATTCGAGTCAACGTTGTTGCTCCAG GCTTTATTCACACAGAGATGACTGCTCATTTGGAAGAAGATCAGTTAAAGAAAGCAATTCTCCTTGGAAGATTTGGAGAGCCTCATGAAGTTGCACAAGCTGTTGTCTTTCTTCTAGAATCCCCATATGTTACAGGGAGTGTTCTAGTTGTAGATGGAGGCTTGCAGCTTATGACTTAA